In Gouania willdenowi chromosome 15, fGouWil2.1, whole genome shotgun sequence, one DNA window encodes the following:
- the LOC114477184 gene encoding serine/threonine/tyrosine-interacting-like protein 1 isoform X2, protein MKAWCGRLMHLPNDLKEMGVILSRVNKSCRTSSREHVNTTHTVSSISDREINSTTDSDHSSILPVLNKTLPEKAQVERGYITPQQVYNLLNAEEAHPALYDPYYILILDCRCADRYKENHVVTARAAVTIIHPELGCLISCIELQKYTIILLYAEEGCSPVGSVKAKADSPDLQRCFFQLSDLGMDPVILLGGFSAFSSMYPFLCTPRMVLLEPERHSLTIYPSEILEGALYQGSVSQASDYCIIKNLHITHVVNATANSPDAFPNTVSYLRLRLSDDAQQDLVEALPLASRFIKAALKAEPAGRVLVHCSMGRSRSSALTLAFLMEHRCWSLLHALRWLKERRACSAPNLNFLSQLLTYEEQLFGTRLTSLDDIRR, encoded by the exons ATGAAGGCTTGGTGCGGACGGCTGATGCATCTGCCAAACGACCTAAAGGAAATGGGCGTAATACTGTCCAG AGTAAACAAAAGCTGTAGAACTTCCTCCAGAGAGCACGTCAACACAACCCACACAGTGAGCAGCATCTCTGACAGAGAGATCAACAGCACCACAGACAGCGACCATTCCTCCATCCTGCCTGTGCTCAACAAAA CTCTTCCAGAAAAAGCTCAAGTGGAGCGTGGCTACATCACCCCACAGCAAGTGTACAACCTGCTGAATGCTGAGGAGGCCCATCCAGCCCTGTACGATCCCTATTACATTCTCATTCTGGATTGTCGCTGTGCAGACAG ATACAAAGAGAACCATGTGGTGACAGCGCGGGCTGCTGTGACGATTATCCACCCTGAGTTGGGCTGTCTGATCAGCTGCATAGAGCTGCAGAAGTATACCATAATACTTCTGTATGCAGAGGAAGGGTGCAGTCCAG TGGGCAGTGTAAAGGCCAAGGCCGACTCCCCAGACCTCCAACGCTGTTTTTTCCAGCTCAGTGATTTAGGAATGGACCCCGTCATCCTGCTGGGGGGATTCTCAGCCTTCAGCTCCATGTACCCTTTCCTCTGTACCCCACGAATGGTCCTGCTTGAACCTGAGCGACACTCACTCACCATCTATCCTTCAGAGATCCTGGAGGGAGCGTTGTACCAGGGCTCCGTCTCCCAGGCATCCGACTACTGCATCATCAAAAATCTGCACATCACTCACGTGGTCAATGCCACTGCGAACAGCCCCGACGCATTCCCCAACACGGTGAGCTACCTGAGGCTGCGTCTGAGCGACGACGCCCAACAGGATCTGGTGGAGGCTCTACCATTGGCATCTAGGTTCATCAAAGCAGCGCTGAAGGCGGAGCCAGCGGGTCGGGTGTTGGTGCACTGCAGTATGGGCAGGAGTCGCAGCTCTGCACTGACGCTGGCCTTCCTCATGGAGCATCGATGCTGGTCTCTGCTTCACGCCCTGCGCTGGCTGAAAGAAAGGAGGGCATGCTCTGCACCAAACTTGAACTTTCTAAGCCAGCTGCTGACCTATGAGGAGCAGCTGTTCGGTACCAGACTCACCTCCCTGGATGACATCCGTCGATGA
- the LOC114476484 gene encoding uncharacterized protein LOC114476484 isoform X1: protein MMGMRWCCSAVKNVSSSYALKLLIPPLCLVLVVIYGLTDKLRNFVAGLFIPQYNHHYPVAFCFGQVLVSLLVLNLLHLVTLVPLKRYSWCLGEKLLIPAICSSIQAVLSMWVKTSNSYAGLFLLILPLLPLVTVACSFCLKLTSPPSAHISVMISILSGTSVVIAASKDLSHVELLEYIYTPLAIILHSLSLTCLAKVFHAVNHDEPDSKDSVSVFDVYYAQLVNQGWVLGFLWLLHPDNPWKVLTHGSWNSLLFIGYLLAILLLGMVLDFLVGLSALCVSPLAAALLHSAKQLVQPFVLLLQKCILI, encoded by the exons ATGATGGGGATGAGATGGTGTTGTTCAGCGGTGAAGAATGTTTCATCGAGCTATGCTCTGAAGCTGCTGATTCCCCCTCTCTGCCTGGTGCTGGTGGTGATATATGGACTAACGGATAAACTCAGAAACTTTGTGGCTGGCCTCTTCATCCCTCAGTATAACCACCATTATCCTGTGGCTTTTTGCTTTGGTCAG GTTCTGGTCTCACTTTTGGTGTTAAATCTCCTCCACCTGGTGACTTTGGTGCCTCTCAAACGTTACTCATGGTGTTTGGGTGAGAAGCTGCTCATACCAGCCATCTGTAGCAGCATTCAGGCTGTTCTGTCCATGTGGGTGAAGACCAGCAACTCATACGCTGgcctcttcctcctcatccttcCTCTGTTGCCCCTGGTGACCGTAGCCTGTAGTTTTTGCCTGAAGCTGACATCGCCACCATCCGCCCACATTTCAGTCATGATCTCCATTTTGAGTGGGACATCTGTCGTCATCGCAG CATCTAAAGATCTTTCTCATGTGGAGCTTCTGGAGTACATCTACACCCCACTGGCAATCATCCTCCACAGTTTATCTCTGACATGTTTGGCTAAAGTATTCCATGCCGTGAACCACGACGAGCCTGATTCCAAAGACTCCGTTTCTGTTTTTGACGTCTACTACGCTCAGCTGGTGAACCAGGGTTGGGTGCTGGGGTTCCTGTGGCTTTTGCACCCCGACAACCCCTGGAAGGTTCTGACCCACGGCAGCTGGAACAGCCTCCTCTTCATTGGATACCTGCTAGCGATCCTGCTCCTGGGGATGGTGCTGGACTTCCTGGTAGGTTTATCAGCTCTGTGCGTCTCACCTTTGGCTGCTGCATTGCTCCACTCAGCCAAGCAGCTGGTGCAGCCTTTTGTACTGCTTCTACAGAAGTGTATTTTAATATGA
- the LOC114477184 gene encoding serine/threonine/tyrosine-interacting-like protein 1 isoform X1 has protein sequence MKAWCGRLMHLPNDLKEMGVILSRVNKSCRTSSREHVNTTHTVSSISDREINSTTDSDHSSILPVLNKILYEPEELLVPALPEKAQVERGYITPQQVYNLLNAEEAHPALYDPYYILILDCRCADRYKENHVVTARAAVTIIHPELGCLISCIELQKYTIILLYAEEGCSPVGSVKAKADSPDLQRCFFQLSDLGMDPVILLGGFSAFSSMYPFLCTPRMVLLEPERHSLTIYPSEILEGALYQGSVSQASDYCIIKNLHITHVVNATANSPDAFPNTVSYLRLRLSDDAQQDLVEALPLASRFIKAALKAEPAGRVLVHCSMGRSRSSALTLAFLMEHRCWSLLHALRWLKERRACSAPNLNFLSQLLTYEEQLFGTRLTSLDDIRR, from the exons ATGAAGGCTTGGTGCGGACGGCTGATGCATCTGCCAAACGACCTAAAGGAAATGGGCGTAATACTGTCCAG AGTAAACAAAAGCTGTAGAACTTCCTCCAGAGAGCACGTCAACACAACCCACACAGTGAGCAGCATCTCTGACAGAGAGATCAACAGCACCACAGACAGCGACCATTCCTCCATCCTGCCTGTGCTCAACAAAA TATTGTATGAACCAGAGGAGTTGCTTGTCCCAGCTCTTCCAGAAAAAGCTCAAGTGGAGCGTGGCTACATCACCCCACAGCAAGTGTACAACCTGCTGAATGCTGAGGAGGCCCATCCAGCCCTGTACGATCCCTATTACATTCTCATTCTGGATTGTCGCTGTGCAGACAG ATACAAAGAGAACCATGTGGTGACAGCGCGGGCTGCTGTGACGATTATCCACCCTGAGTTGGGCTGTCTGATCAGCTGCATAGAGCTGCAGAAGTATACCATAATACTTCTGTATGCAGAGGAAGGGTGCAGTCCAG TGGGCAGTGTAAAGGCCAAGGCCGACTCCCCAGACCTCCAACGCTGTTTTTTCCAGCTCAGTGATTTAGGAATGGACCCCGTCATCCTGCTGGGGGGATTCTCAGCCTTCAGCTCCATGTACCCTTTCCTCTGTACCCCACGAATGGTCCTGCTTGAACCTGAGCGACACTCACTCACCATCTATCCTTCAGAGATCCTGGAGGGAGCGTTGTACCAGGGCTCCGTCTCCCAGGCATCCGACTACTGCATCATCAAAAATCTGCACATCACTCACGTGGTCAATGCCACTGCGAACAGCCCCGACGCATTCCCCAACACGGTGAGCTACCTGAGGCTGCGTCTGAGCGACGACGCCCAACAGGATCTGGTGGAGGCTCTACCATTGGCATCTAGGTTCATCAAAGCAGCGCTGAAGGCGGAGCCAGCGGGTCGGGTGTTGGTGCACTGCAGTATGGGCAGGAGTCGCAGCTCTGCACTGACGCTGGCCTTCCTCATGGAGCATCGATGCTGGTCTCTGCTTCACGCCCTGCGCTGGCTGAAAGAAAGGAGGGCATGCTCTGCACCAAACTTGAACTTTCTAAGCCAGCTGCTGACCTATGAGGAGCAGCTGTTCGGTACCAGACTCACCTCCCTGGATGACATCCGTCGATGA
- the ecd gene encoding protein ecdysoneless homolog produces the protein MDVLQRKVIQEDVVQYRLFLVQTDGLSPQQIEQRLTHLVDDILANVAPLLIDYIWQHQPFGLKYHPKKGDVPAHIGGSTQFGDSIEDEWFIVYLLQQITEAFPELAACAEDNDGEFLLIEAADYLPKWLNPDTSENRVFIYHGKLHIIPSPSKASSVGFSKDIVPSVAQALALLLTHAEACEASGKMNAAVRKRLHGYPEKIKAGLHRAHCFVPAGVAAVLSRRPKLVAQAVSAFYLRDPIDLQACRVFKTFPPDKRVLTMVTFTRCLYAQLQQQQFTPERRSGFTLPPRSHPQYKAHELGMKLAHGFEILCSRCRLPSSDPDAAISCNPQWKRFMESLIRNGYFQGELEGSARHRKLKKSAENFFKTSVASKSSDLSPGEEVLQLLQTESPLDMEELEKLESQLPQEDSDSWLDITAQDLEQLLTERSGGRADIGSQKPASTEPMVPHAGGAEDTGKVSEDKAEEEEAGYSLVAVTQGMKNFLNAMSSHEGAEIPWRSSNQPLNIDPDLVSKAMDRLLGNTVDELDSDDFDEDEDEEDDEVEEDEEGAHGQVESNGTDSLGSIKEIMEQMDQELLSTNIGQSFGQTNKADPHSGPSSSNPPPAAADSFPTDEEIDDLDSIQPLDLDVNLVANLLESLSCEAGLAGPASNLLQSLGIHLPPNSDTT, from the exons ATGGACGTCCTGCAGAGGAAAGTGATTCAAGAGGACGTGGTGCAGTATAGACTGTTCTTGGTCCAAACAGACGGTTTATCTCCACAACAGATCGAACAGCGTCTCACACACTTAGTAGATGATATTTTGGCAAATGTTGCACCTCTTCTTATCGACTACATATGGCAGCATCAGCCATTCGGACTCAAATATCACCCTAAAAAAG GTGATGTTCCTGCCCACATTGGAGGGAGCACCCAGTTTGGAGACAGCATTGAGGATGAGTGGTTCATTGTTTACCTCCTTCAGCAGATCACAGAGGCTTTTCCTGAGCTTGCAGCTTG TGCTGAGGACAACGATGGAGAATTCCTTCTGATTGAAGCAGCTGATTATCTCCCCAAATGGCTCAACCCAGACACCAGTGAAAACAGG GTCTTCATCTATCATGGAAAGTTGCACATCATTCCAAGTCCCTCCAAAGCCAGCTCAGTGGGCTTCTCAAAGGATATCGTTCCAAGTGTTGCACAAGCGTTAGCTTTGTTGCTAACCCACGCAGAGGCCTGTGAGGCAAGTGGCAAAATGAATGCAGCTGTGAGGAAGAGACTGCATGG GTACCCAGAGAAGATTAAAGCCGGCCTCCACCGTGCTCACTGCTTCGTACCTGCAGGTGTCGCTGCTGTGTTGTCACGACGACCGAAACTGGTGGCTCAGGCAGTCTCAGCATTCTACCTGAGGGACCCAATAGACCTACAGGCGTGTAGAGTGTTCAAAACCTTTCCACCTGATAAACGAGTCCTGACAATG GTGACGTTCACACGCTGCCTGTACGCACAGCTGCAGCAGCAACAGTTCACCCCAGAACGAAGGAGTGGTTTCACTTTGCCTCCTCGCTCTCATCCCCAGTACAAGGCTCACGAGCTGGGCATGAAACTG GCCCATGGGTTTGAGATCCTGTGCTCCAGGTGCAGGTTGCCTTCATCAGACCCTGATGCTGCCATCAGCTGTAACCCACAGTGGAAAAGATTCATGGAGAGTCTGATTAGAAATGGCTACTTTCAA GGAGAGTTAGAAGGTTCTGCCCGCCacagaaaactgaaaaaatctgcagaaaacttctttaaaacatcCGTTGCTTCAAAGTCAAG CGATCTGTCCCCTGGTGAGGAGGTTCTCCAGCTGCTGCAGACTGAAAGCCCTCTGGACATGGAGGAGTTGGAGAAACTGGAGTCACAGCTACCTCAGGAGGACA GCGACTCTTGGCTCGATATCACAGCTCAGGATTTGGAGCAACTATTAACGGAGAGAAGCGGAGGGAGAGCTGATATTGGTAGTCAGAAGCCCGCATCCACCGAACCGATGGTGCCGCACGCTGGTGGAGCAGAGGACACGGGAAAGGTGAGCGAGGACAAAGCGGAGGAAGAGGAGGCAGGTTACAGCCTGGTGGCGGTAACTCAGGGAATGAAGAACTTTCTCAACGCCATGTCGTCACACGAGGGGGCTGAAATCCCGTG GAGAAGTTCAAATCAGCCCCTGAACATTGACCCAGACTTGGTGTCTAAAGCTATGGACAGACTGCTGG gaAACACAGTAGATGAGCTGGATTCTGATGACTTtgatgaggatgaagatgaggaaGATGATGAGGTAGAAGAGGATGAAGAGGGCGCACATGGTCAGGTTGAGAGTAATGGGACCGACAGTCTGGGAAGTATCAAAGAAATCATGGAGCAAATGGATCAGGAGCTACTGAGCACTAATATTGGACAAAGCTTCGGTCAAACG AACAAGGCAGATCCACACAGTGGCCCCTCCTCCTCTaatcctcctcctgctgctgcagaCAGCTTCCCAACAGATGAAGAAATAGACGACCTAGACTCCATCCAGCCTTTAGACCTCGATGTCAATTTGGTCGCAAACCTGCTGGAGTCCCTCAGCTGTGAGGCAGGACTCGCTGGACCAGCTTCAAACCTGCTTCAGAGCCTGGGTATCCACCTGCCCCCCAACTCTGACACCACCTAA
- the LOC114476484 gene encoding uncharacterized protein LOC114476484 isoform X2 translates to MMGMRWCCSAVKNVSSSYALKLLIPPLCLVLVVIYGLTDKLRNFVAGLFIPQYNHHYPVAFFFLFVLVSLLVLNLLHLVTLVPLKRYSWCLGEKLLIPAICSSIQAVLSMWVKTSNSYAGLFLLILPLLPLVTVACSFCLKLTSPPSAHISVMISILSGTSVVIAASKDLSHVELLEYIYTPLAIILHSLSLTCLAKVFHAVNHDEPDSKDSVSVFDVYYAQLVNQGWVLGFLWLLHPDNPWKVLTHGSWNSLLFIGYLLAILLLGMVLDFLVGLSALCVSPLAAALLHSAKQLVQPFVLLLQKCILI, encoded by the exons ATGATGGGGATGAGATGGTGTTGTTCAGCGGTGAAGAATGTTTCATCGAGCTATGCTCTGAAGCTGCTGATTCCCCCTCTCTGCCTGGTGCTGGTGGTGATATATGGACTAACGGATAAACTCAGAAACTTTGTGGCTGGCCTCTTCATCCCTCAGTATAACCACCATTATCCTGTGGCTTTT ttttttttgttt GTTCTGGTCTCACTTTTGGTGTTAAATCTCCTCCACCTGGTGACTTTGGTGCCTCTCAAACGTTACTCATGGTGTTTGGGTGAGAAGCTGCTCATACCAGCCATCTGTAGCAGCATTCAGGCTGTTCTGTCCATGTGGGTGAAGACCAGCAACTCATACGCTGgcctcttcctcctcatccttcCTCTGTTGCCCCTGGTGACCGTAGCCTGTAGTTTTTGCCTGAAGCTGACATCGCCACCATCCGCCCACATTTCAGTCATGATCTCCATTTTGAGTGGGACATCTGTCGTCATCGCAG CATCTAAAGATCTTTCTCATGTGGAGCTTCTGGAGTACATCTACACCCCACTGGCAATCATCCTCCACAGTTTATCTCTGACATGTTTGGCTAAAGTATTCCATGCCGTGAACCACGACGAGCCTGATTCCAAAGACTCCGTTTCTGTTTTTGACGTCTACTACGCTCAGCTGGTGAACCAGGGTTGGGTGCTGGGGTTCCTGTGGCTTTTGCACCCCGACAACCCCTGGAAGGTTCTGACCCACGGCAGCTGGAACAGCCTCCTCTTCATTGGATACCTGCTAGCGATCCTGCTCCTGGGGATGGTGCTGGACTTCCTGGTAGGTTTATCAGCTCTGTGCGTCTCACCTTTGGCTGCTGCATTGCTCCACTCAGCCAAGCAGCTGGTGCAGCCTTTTGTACTGCTTCTACAGAAGTGTATTTTAATATGA